The DNA window ATTTATTGTTAATACAACGTTCCAGAAGAGTTTTTTTTATTGTCTCAAAAGAAGACATTTTTAGCTCTTTTGATGATAAGGTAGGCTCAATGATTCCGTTAAAATAGACTTTTACCTTACCGGGATAGCCTTCTGAGGCTTTAAACGGAAACATTTCCTTTAATCCTATAAAGGTAAAGACTACGATAGGCGAGTTGTGTTTCGAAGAAAGGATAAAAGCTCCGTCTTTGAATTCATCGAGCATAATGGACGTGTCATCCGGAACACCTCCTTCAGGAAAAATCACAATGCTGTTGCCTTCTTCCATTTTTTCAGCACACCTCCTGTAGACATCCGCACGGCTCCGGGCACTTTGACGGTCAACCATCACGCAGATCCTTTTATATATGGTTCCGAAAATAGGAATTTTCACCAGCTCCTGTTTTCCAACGAAGCATATCGGATGATCCGGGCAGAGGATGCACATCAGCATGATATCCATAATGGAAGTATGGTTGGAGATAAAGACATACTGCTGGTTTTTATCCAGCTTCTGCGGGGACAGCTTCGTCAGTTCATACCGCAGCCCCATCCCGAAGAACATGCAGTAGCTCCAGTATCGTACAAAACGGTAGGCGTAACGGTAATGCTTTTTATTAAAGGATAATATATAAACCGGTATCCCGAACAGGATCGTAAAAACAAATGCAATCAGGCAAAGCCATCCTCTCCAAAGGTAATTCAGAATCTTGCTCACAGGTTTAGCCATTAAAAATTACTTTCTTTTTAACCGAATAATTAAGGACGGAAACCAGGATGATCGCAGAAACCTTACTGATCATCTCAGGGCTTAACGTGTAAAAACCAAGATTGATGTTATCCTTGAATACAAAGCTGTAAAAAACCTGGAAAAACCCTAAGCTTATCAGAGTAGACATCAGTGATACGGCCATGAAGTAGGCAAACTCCTTTTTTTTGGAGTGCTTTCCACGTTCAAATACAAACCAGATGCTGAGGAAATAATTCGTAATAATCCCGCAGCTGGTAGAAAAAATATTGCTTAAGGGATAGTGGATTCCGTGAAAGTTGGTTTCCCTGAGAAAAAAATGCGGAAGAGAAGTACTGAAAATTTTAAAACTTCCGATCTCTACAACGGCACTGAGGCCTCCTGCGATGATAAAGAACAATATCTGTTTCTGCCGTAATAGTATTTCTCTCATTCTCTTGATATGATATGCAAATTTATATAACTATATGTTAAAGCCTGAAAAAAGTTGTTAAAATTTTTTTTAGATTCAAAAATATGTCTAAATTTAATTTTCAGAACGACAGTATGTAACCTGATAATAAATTTATTTTCAGCCTTTTAGGTTGATGTTTTTTTTCTATCTTGTAATTCATTAGAATGCCTACCCTGCCGCATATTACCTTTTGTTCCAAATATTATTTACATGAAACGTCAAAATAAATACAGGAAATTTCAGCTTCAGGAGAAAAATATTGAAGCCCTTGAAAAAGAGAACTCCCGCTTCAAACGGGTTTATTCTGAATATGAAAATATGTCCAATGAACTGTGGAATCTCGAGAATTCTGCAGGTGAACCTGTTCCTGATGATTTCATCAATGCCATGATCCTTCAGACCTCCTATCTGGAAGACGAAATAGAAGACTGGCTGATCCGTTTCAACAATCAAAAAGCTGATATAAAACATTAATAATTATCCCTTGCCACCCGGCTGACTATAAAGCTATGTGAAGATAAATTCATAATTTAGCATCCTTAAAATAAAATGCTAAATATGGTTGCTATTGTAGATGGCGGATCTACCAAATGCGATTGGGTGATTCTGGATGATTTCAAAAAAGTGTTTCTGAAAACAGAAACCATTGGCTTCAACCCCAATAATATTGCAGCCGAGCTTATCGTACCGGAGATTGAGAACAATATCAACCTTGTTACCGTACGAAACTCCATAACCAGGATTTTCTTCTATGGCTCAGGCTGTGGAATAGCCGAAAACTGTTCCATTATAGAACGGGAGCTTGGGAAGTTCTTTACCAAAGCGGAGATCATGGCCACTGAAGACCTTAAAGCTGCAGCATATGCTGCTTACAACGGAAAGCCTGCCATTGCCTGTATCCTGGGTACCGGATCCAATTCATGTTACTTCGACGGGAAGGATATTAAAGTGAAACTTCCGTCACTGGGATTTCTTATGGGTGATGAGGGCAGCGGAAGCTCAATCGGGAAACAGCTGGTGAGAAGATTTTTCATGCAGAAGCTTCCTCAGGATCTCCATGCTGAATTTGAGGAAACCTACCATCTTACCATAGACGAAGCCCTGAAAAATATGTACCATACCTCCAGGCCTAATGCCTATTTAGCCAATTTCAACAAGTTTGTGGCGGAGCGGAAAGATCACCCGTACTTTCAGAAAATGATTTTTGATGAAATGATGAACTTTTTCGATTACCAGGTCCTTCCTTACGAAGAGTCAAAATTTGCGGAAATCAATTTCATCGGGTCCATTGCCTATTATTACGAAAATATTTTACGTTCTGCTGCGGCAGAACTTCACCTGAATGTGGGACATGTTGTACAGAAGCCGATTGAGAGCTTAGTCAACTACCATATCAAATATATACTTTAATCAAATAAAGAATCTTATGTCAGACAAAACCAACCGCGACGAGAAAAAATTCAGTCAGGCCGCGTTAGATTACCATAAAGCAGAACCCAAAGGAAAAATAGAGGTGATTCCTTCAAAGCCCCATTCTTCCCAGAGGGACCTGTCATTAGCCTATTCTCCGGGTGTAGCCGTGCCGTGTATGGAAATTCACCACAAGCCTGAAACCGTATATGATTATACCGGAAAAGGAAACCTGGTAGCCGTTATTTCCAATGGTACTGCAGTTCTTGGCCTTGGCGATATCGGGGCAGAAGCTTCAAAGCCGGTCATGGAAGGAAAAGGGCTTTTATTTAAAATTTTTGCTGATATCAATGTCTTCGATATTGAAATCGATGAAAAAGATCCGGATAAGTTTATTGAAATTGTAAAGGGAATTGCGCCTACCTTCGGGGGAATCAACTTGGAAGATATCAAAGCTCCGGAAGCTTTTTACATCGAGCAGAGGCTTAAAGAAGAGCTGGATATTCCGTTGATGCACGATGACCAGCATGGAACCGCCATTATTTCAGCAGCAGCATTGATCAATGCATTGCAGATTGCCAATAAGAATATTGATGAGGTAAAGATGGTGGTAAACGGTGCGGGAGCGGCTGCAGTTGCGTGTACCAAATTGTATATTGCACTTGGGCTTAAGAAAGAAAATGTGCTGATGTGCGACAGTAAAGGAGTAATCAACCATAAAAGGGAAAACCTTACCCCTGAAAAGCTGGATTTCGTTGCACAGACCGATATAGAAACATTAGAGGATGCTGTAAAGGGTGCCGATGTTTTCGTAGGATTATCCAAAGGGAACGTCATGACGCCGGAAATGCTCATGAGCATGGGTGAGAACCCTATTGTGTTTGCCCTGGCCAATCCGGATCCGGAAATTGCTTATGATGTCGCGCTGGAAACCCGTAAGGATGTGATCATGGCTACCGGAAGAAGTGATTTTCCTAACCAGGTGAACAATGTTCTCGGTTTCCCGTATATTTTCCGTGGAGCCCTTGATGTTCAGGCAAGAGGAATCAACGAAGCCATGAAACTGGCAGCTGTACATGCCATAGCCAACCTGGCAAAAGAGCCGGTGCCTGAAGCGGTGATTCTTGCTTACAACCTTCAGAATTTACAGTTCGGCAGGGAATATTTCATTCCTAAGCCGTTTGATAACCGGCTTATTACCAAAGTATCCAGTGCTGTAGCCAAAGCAGCAGTGGAGAGCGGAATTGCCGGGAAGACCATAGAAGATTTCGAAGAATATGAAAACCAGTTGCTCGACCGTATGGGAAGGGATGAAAAACTGGTAAGGATGATGCAGAACCGTGCGAAATCCAATCCGAAAAGAATTACTTTGGGAAATGCCGAAGAATATAATGTGCTGAAAGCGGCTCAGATCCTGTATGAAGAAGGCATTGCCTATCCCAGCCTTTTAGGAAATAAGAAATACATCAAAGAACAGATGGAGCGTTTCGGGATTGAACTGGATGTCCCGATTATTGATCCGAGCGATGACGACCAGAAGGAAAACAGGAAGAAGTACAGGGAGACCCTCTGGAAACTGCGTCAGCGTAAAGGCATGAACGAATACAAAGCCAAAAGGTTTGTGCGCCAGAGAGACTACTTCGGTCCATTGATGCTGAGGCATGGAGATACGGATGGATTGATCGTAGGATTCTCCAAAAATTATACTTCTGTCCTGCGTCCTGTCCTGGAGGTTATTGAGAAAGATAAAGGTGTAGATAAAATTGCTGCCATGATGATGATCCTGTCTGAGAAGAAACCTATCTTCTTTGCAGATACCTCCATTAATGACAATCCTACGGCTGAAGACCTTGTCAATATTGCTAAAATGGCGGAAATTACCGTAAAGACATTTGCTATTGAGCCGAGAATTGCCATGTTAGGATTTGAAAACTTTGCGGCTATTTCAGAAACTTCTAAAAAGGTAGCTAAAGCCGTAAGCATCCTGCATGAAAAATTCCCTAAAATGATTGTGGACGGGGAAATCCAGCCGGATTTTGCCATGAATGCAGACCATTTAAGCGATTACCCGTTCTCTAAACTGGGAACAACGCCTGCCAATACATTCATTTTCCCTAACCTGGAAAGTGCAAACCTTTCCTATAAAATTATCAGGGGAATGAAAGTGGCACAGGTAATCGGCCCGATCCTGATGGGATTAAAGCAGCCGGTGCACGTCCTGCAGATGCGTTCCAGTGTAGATGAAATCGTAAATCTGGCTACCGTTGCCGTACTGGACGCCCAGCGCAGGGAAAAGAAAGAGAATGGGAAATAACCGATTCTGATTATTTTATAAATACACACAAAACTCCAATTTTTTGGAGTTTTTTCTTTTTTACAGATGAATTTTTAGAGAGATTAAGCCATATGATTTCATTCGTTTGTGAAATGAAAATTTAAATTAGTTTAAATTACTATATTTGGGAGTTTTAAAAATTAATAATGATATTTTCTTTACAAGGCGTAGTTCAGGAACTTACGCCAACCTACGCCGTCATCAATGTGCAGGGAGTCGGCTATTATATCGGCATCAGCCTGATGACTTCACAGACTCTGACGCTTCGTCAGGAAGCTTTTCTATATACCCAGCAGATCATCCGGGAAGATGCGCACCTGCTTTTCGGTTTTAACACCCGTTCAGAAAAAGAGATGTTCAATCTGTTAATAAGCGTTAACGGAGTAGGGGCGGTCTCTGCTCTTATTTTATTGTCTACGCTCAGCCTGGAAGAAATTGCTTCGGCCATTCTTTCCTCCAACAGTGCACTGATCCAGAAAGCAAAGGGCATCGGGGCTAAAACTGCCGAGAGGATCATCGTGGATTTAAAGGATAAAGTCCAAAAATTCAGCAATCCCGAGGAAAATATTTCTACCCTCGCAAATAATAAAGTGAAGGAAGAATCGTTATCTGCATTAGAAGTTTTGGGAATCCCGAAACGGATGAGCGAGAAAATTGCAGACCGTATTATCAAACAAAATCCAGATGTTTCCGTAGAAGAACTGGTAAAACAAATTTTAAAAAATATTTAACACTTGGTGGCAAAGAATAAGTATCTTAAAATATTCCTGTTCCTGTCTTTTTTATGTATTTCCATAGGTGCCTCTGCACAGCAGGTACGGGATACGGCAATCATTAAAAAAGATTATCAGCTGGCAGATCCAACCCAGTACGAGGCGTACTATGATATAAAGACCGGGATGTACTATGTCTATCCCAAGGTAGGCAACACCTTCACAGGGCCTCCTGTAGCCATGTCTCCGGAAGATTATAAACTCTTTATGCTGGCTAACCAGTCCAGGGCTTATTACAAAGAAAAATCAGACCGGTACAGCCTGATGTTCAGGAAAGACAAGGCAGCTGCTGCAAGAAAAGGGCTTATTCCTTCATTAACCATCAACAACCGGCTTTTTGAAACCATTTTCGGAAGCAATAAAATTGAAATCATTCCTTCGGGATATGCATCTTTCGACTTTGCCGGATTATACCAGAAAATTGACAACCCGCTGATCCTGCCTCAGAACAGGACCAGCTTTACTTTTGATATTGATCAGAGGATCCAGCTTGGATTGTTGGGAAAAGTAGGTGAAAACCTTCAGCTCAAAGCCAATTATGATACTCAGAGCGGATTTGCCTTTGAAAACAGGATGAATCTTGTCTGGCAGTCCAAAGGAAGCTGGAAAGACCTTCAGTCCAAAGGTCTGGACGATGTTAATAAACCCAGTGCGGGAGGAGAAGATAAAATTATCAAAAGAGTTGAGTTCGGTAATGTAAATATGCCGCTTTCAACCAGTCTGATCCGGGGATCGCAGTCCTTGTTCGGGGTGAAAACCGAATTTCAGCTCGGGAAAACCTACGGAACCGTAGTGCTTTCTCAGCAGCAGGGTGAAGCGAGGAATATCGTCGTACAGGGTGGTGGCGTTATGAATACATTCAAATTGAATGCCATAGATTATGAAGATAACCAGCACTACTTTTTAGGTCACTATTTCGTTAACGGCTATGACAATGCTTTGCTGAATTATCCTCAGATCAATTCCAAAATTAATATTACCCGTCTGGAAGTATGGGTGCTGGATCAGGGGAACAGTAACCTGGCTTATCAGAAAAGTATTGTCGGGATCAGGGATTTGGGTGAAGGTGCTTCCGGATTACCGGATAACAGCCAGAACGGATTGTACCAGTCAGTGTCCACAACTATGGGAACAAGGGATGCCGGAACGAACTAC is part of the Chryseobacterium camelliae genome and encodes:
- a CDS encoding lysophospholipid acyltransferase family protein, which gives rise to MAKPVSKILNYLWRGWLCLIAFVFTILFGIPVYILSFNKKHYRYAYRFVRYWSYCMFFGMGLRYELTKLSPQKLDKNQQYVFISNHTSIMDIMLMCILCPDHPICFVGKQELVKIPIFGTIYKRICVMVDRQSARSRADVYRRCAEKMEEGNSIVIFPEGGVPDDTSIMLDEFKDGAFILSSKHNSPIVVFTFIGLKEMFPFKASEGYPGKVKVYFNGIIEPTLSSKELKMSSFETIKKTLLERCINNK
- a CDS encoding GtrA family protein, translating into MREILLRQKQILFFIIAGGLSAVVEIGSFKIFSTSLPHFFLRETNFHGIHYPLSNIFSTSCGIITNYFLSIWFVFERGKHSKKKEFAYFMAVSLMSTLISLGFFQVFYSFVFKDNINLGFYTLSPEMISKVSAIILVSVLNYSVKKKVIFNG
- a CDS encoding BadF/BadG/BcrA/BcrD ATPase family protein, with translation MVAIVDGGSTKCDWVILDDFKKVFLKTETIGFNPNNIAAELIVPEIENNINLVTVRNSITRIFFYGSGCGIAENCSIIERELGKFFTKAEIMATEDLKAAAYAAYNGKPAIACILGTGSNSCYFDGKDIKVKLPSLGFLMGDEGSGSSIGKQLVRRFFMQKLPQDLHAEFEETYHLTIDEALKNMYHTSRPNAYLANFNKFVAERKDHPYFQKMIFDEMMNFFDYQVLPYEESKFAEINFIGSIAYYYENILRSAAAELHLNVGHVVQKPIESLVNYHIKYIL
- a CDS encoding NADP-dependent malic enzyme; this translates as MSDKTNRDEKKFSQAALDYHKAEPKGKIEVIPSKPHSSQRDLSLAYSPGVAVPCMEIHHKPETVYDYTGKGNLVAVISNGTAVLGLGDIGAEASKPVMEGKGLLFKIFADINVFDIEIDEKDPDKFIEIVKGIAPTFGGINLEDIKAPEAFYIEQRLKEELDIPLMHDDQHGTAIISAAALINALQIANKNIDEVKMVVNGAGAAAVACTKLYIALGLKKENVLMCDSKGVINHKRENLTPEKLDFVAQTDIETLEDAVKGADVFVGLSKGNVMTPEMLMSMGENPIVFALANPDPEIAYDVALETRKDVIMATGRSDFPNQVNNVLGFPYIFRGALDVQARGINEAMKLAAVHAIANLAKEPVPEAVILAYNLQNLQFGREYFIPKPFDNRLITKVSSAVAKAAVESGIAGKTIEDFEEYENQLLDRMGRDEKLVRMMQNRAKSNPKRITLGNAEEYNVLKAAQILYEEGIAYPSLLGNKKYIKEQMERFGIELDVPIIDPSDDDQKENRKKYRETLWKLRQRKGMNEYKAKRFVRQRDYFGPLMLRHGDTDGLIVGFSKNYTSVLRPVLEVIEKDKGVDKIAAMMMILSEKKPIFFADTSINDNPTAEDLVNIAKMAEITVKTFAIEPRIAMLGFENFAAISETSKKVAKAVSILHEKFPKMIVDGEIQPDFAMNADHLSDYPFSKLGTTPANTFIFPNLESANLSYKIIRGMKVAQVIGPILMGLKQPVHVLQMRSSVDEIVNLATVAVLDAQRREKKENGK
- the ruvA gene encoding Holliday junction branch migration protein RuvA, yielding MIFSLQGVVQELTPTYAVINVQGVGYYIGISLMTSQTLTLRQEAFLYTQQIIREDAHLLFGFNTRSEKEMFNLLISVNGVGAVSALILLSTLSLEEIASAILSSNSALIQKAKGIGAKTAERIIVDLKDKVQKFSNPEENISTLANNKVKEESLSALEVLGIPKRMSEKIADRIIKQNPDVSVEELVKQILKNI